One Coffea arabica cultivar ET-39 chromosome 5c, Coffea Arabica ET-39 HiFi, whole genome shotgun sequence DNA window includes the following coding sequences:
- the LOC140007568 gene encoding U-box domain-containing protein 45-like, with translation MEDVIVEALLSNEREAQILAARELGKLATKLRQKLAERGIISRLVTMLRTQDYEATEAALCALLCLAFHSERNKIRIANSGAIPVLLEIIQRPKESLIDLAAAALLVLSSCSANKLAIAASGAIPILVGSLNSQLAEERGFQNLSVQAKLDIISTFHNLSTYPPIIPSIVSSGMVKAMLQLMYEFGKQSKIIEKAMALLEKMVSSSEIALEEVAETAPLVIHFLVEAVEEGTPLCKEHAAATLLVMCQSCRDRYRGMILREGAMPGLLQLSVDGTSKAREKAKALLQLLRDFSECRTREERSKNRLLEHVMQQIDKGDTTGTGLRLVEEMIARLRT, from the exons ATGGAAGACGTGATAGTGGAAGCCCTTCTATCTAATGAACGGGAAGCTCAGATTTTAGCTGCCAGAGAACTCGGTAAACTTGCAACCAAACTAAGACAGAAGTTAGCAGAAAGAGGGATCATTTCTCGGCTCGTTACGATGCTTCGTACGCAAGATTATGAAGCCACTGAAGCGGCACTCTGTGCTCTGCTTTGTCTAGCTTTTCACAGTGAAAG AAACAAGATCCGAATTGCAAATTCTGGTGCCATACCAGTATTGCTGGAGATCATTCAACGCCCAAAAGAGTCATTGATTGACCTTGCAGCAGCAGCCCTCTTGGTTCTTTCTTCTTGCTCCGCTAACAAGCTAGCAATCGCGGCATCTGGGGCTATCCCGATCCTGGTTGGATCCCTGAATTCCCAATTGGCAGAAGAACGCGGTTTCCAGAATCTAAGCGTGCAGGCTAAGCTCGACATCATATCCACATTTCACAATCTCTCCACCTATCCTCCGATAATCCCATCTATTGTTTCTTCTGGTATGGTAAAAGCCATGCTTCAACTAATGTATGAGTTCGGAAAACAATCAAAGATAATTGAGAAAGCGATGGCATTACTGGAGAAGATGGTTTCCTCGTCAGAGATTGCACTGGAGGAGGTTGCTGAGACTGCTCCTCTTGTAATCCACTTTCTAGTGGAGGCCGTCGAAGAAGGTACACCACTATGCAAAGAGCACGCTGCAGCTACGTTACTGGTCATGTGCCAAAGTTGTAGGGACAGATACAGAGGAATGATTTTGAGGGAAGGCGCTATGCCAGGGCTGCTACAATTGAGTGTTGATGGGACATCGAAGGCCAGGGAAAAGGCCAAAGCTCTGCTGCAACTTCTTAGAGATTTCTCAGAATGTCGTACGCGAGAGGAACGATCAAAGAATCGGCTCTTGGAACATGTTATGCAACAGATTGATAAAGGAGACACAACTGGGACGGGTCTGAGACTTGTGGAGGAAATGATTGCAAGACTTAGGACGTAG
- the LOC113723078 gene encoding uncharacterized protein, translating into MATVVSTVTAFRKIEMSGKFKVSCRKKERDRGQNQHYPYKVIEITPPPKNLGIRCFPCNVQCGESVTIEGRAYTVSAVTHRYQLRKGKYEPSEKRLDVLSTGRYILNLYLENLMEKS; encoded by the exons ATGGCAACGGTGGTGTCTACCGTCACTGCATTTCGGAAG ATTGAGATGTCCGGAAAGTTCAAAGTTAGTtgcagaaagaaagagagagacagagGTCAAAACCAGCACTACCCTTACAAAGTCATCGAAATTACTCCGCCGCCCAAGAACCTCGGCATCCGCTGCTTTCCCTGT AATGTGCAGTGCGGGGAGAGCGTGACAATTGAAGGCCGGGCTTATACGGTATCAGCTGTAACTCATCGATACCAACTCCGAAAGGGGAAGTATGAGCCTAGTGAGAAGAGGCTCGATGTACTGTCCACGGGAAGATacattttgaacttgtatttggaAAACTTAATGGAAAAATCATAA
- the LOC113722986 gene encoding altered inheritance of mitochondria protein 32 yields the protein MFKMHINTFSRAVRFLSSFPVAFFWSRSGHPGKVSPKPFLSLKRSPAMASTGETTQYFSTVLPEEDDLKFGFKRSEMYQSNLAGTVDPYERHLFLCYKSHDSWPSRVEASDSDLLPKLLSAALKARKADIKIKARLTICEGLEDLQLSDGDVLVFPDMIKYRDLKDSDVDGFVEDVLVNGNSWAAGKQEVLTGSYVFVCAHNNRDKRCGVCGPVLIEKFKEEIDSRALKSQVFVTACSHIGGHKYAGNVIIFSANAQAKIDGHWYGYVTPNDVPELLDQHIGKGEIIERIWRGQMGVTEEAENVHQQKLLNGTSLNNYAEKPQEIRSEEKNESSSSCCQGANGVSCCRDVNFQEKEVQKGTGKLSNWIGRWEQRDVLTTVAVLGAVTTVAVAFAFYKRSR from the exons ATGTTTAAAATGCATATAAATACCTTCTCACGCGCAGTTCGTTTCCTGTCCTCTTTCCCAGTCGCATTTTTCTGGTCGCGCTCCGGTCATCCAGGAAAAGTCTCTCCTAAACCCTTCCTCTCGCTGAAGCGATCTCCAGCTATGGCCTCCACCGGAGAAACGACCCAGTACTTTTCTACTGTTTTGCCCGAGGAAGATGATCTCAAGTTTGGTTTTAAGCGGTCGGAGATGTACCAAAGCAATCTCGCCGGCACAGTTGACCCCTACGAACGTCACCTCTTCCTCTGCTACAAATCTCATGACTCCTGGCCTTCTCGTGTTGAAGCCTCCGATTCCGATCTTCTCCCCAAGCTTCTCTCAGCTGCTCTTAAAGCTCGCAAGGCTGATATCAAAATCAAG GCTCGTTTGACCATATGCGAAGGGCTTGAGGACTTgcaattatcggatggagatGTTTTGGTTTTCCCTGATATGATCAAGTACAG AGATTTGAAGGACTCGGATGTGGATGGGTTTGTGGAGGATGTGCTTGTTAATGGGAACTCCTGGGCTGCTGGTAAACAGGAGGTTTTGACTGGTTCATATGTTTTTGTTTGTGCTCACAATAATCGAGACAAAAGGTGTGGTGTTTGTGGACCTGTTCTGATTGAGAAGTTCAAAGAAGAGATTGACTCCAGGGCTTTAAAGAGCCAGGTGTTTGTGACTGCTTGCTCTCATATTGGAGGCCATAAGTATGCTGGCAATGTGATCATTTTCAGTGCCAATGCTCAAGCGAAAATTGATGGCCATTG GTATGGATATGTTACGCCTAATGATGTGCCTGAACTGCTTGATCAGCATATTGGGAAGGGAGAAATCATTGAGCGAATTTGGAG AGGCCAAATGGGAGTTACTGAAGAAGCTGAGAACGTGCATCAGCAGAAGCTTTTAAATGGTACAAGTCTTAACAATTATGCAGAGAAGCCACAAGAAATCAGAAgcgaggaaaagaatgaaagtAGTTCAAGCTGTTGCCAAGGTGCTAATGGAGTCTCATGTTGCAGAGATGTGAATTTTCAGGAGAAAGAGGTACAAAAGGGAACAGGAAAGCTCTCAAACTGGATTGGAAGATGGGAGCAGCGTGATGTCCTGACAACTGTTGCTGTCCTTGGAGCAGTGACTACCGTTGCTGTGGCATTTGCTTTTTACAAAAGGTCAAGGTGA
- the LOC113723100 gene encoding putative pentatricopeptide repeat-containing protein At3g01580, translating to MRTWQTLLRLFQSCKDGKSLASLHSIVLKTGLISDVFWAAKLNHLYRLYVPLTTVRRLFDETPQRTTYTWNSMLNCYCADKQYQETLSLFFHMLSFEKPDYFTVAIALKACSALRALDFGKKIHGFIKKNESIDSNLFVGSRLIEFYSKCGNLDDASHVLGDYDIPDVVLWTTLVTGYQQNGEPDEALDTFSRMVMVGGLTPDPIVLVSVVTACAQLLDLNAGKSVHGFMIRKKFGGLSLLNALLHFYAKSGSVKAGANLFSVMEEKDVISWGSMISCYAYNGYARHALELFDEMMVRGVEPNSVVVISALQACEAAHDVELGKKLHKLAVHQGFELDVMVATALIDMYMSCASPDDAVELFGRMVEKDAFSWSAILCGCVQNGLACQSMGLFKDMLCTQIQPDAVIMVKILTACAELGILQQACCLHGYLIRGGFDNSTFVGASLVEAYAKCGSLGDAIKVFERMKEKDVVIWSSMFAGYGFHGQGRELLELFYEMINSSTVSPNNVTFLSILSACSHAGLVEEATKLFNMMINDYQLIPESKHYGIMVDLLGRNGDLNHAMDIINQMPLPVHPDVWGALLGASRIHQNMEMAEVAARNVFHLDPNHAGYYILLSHMYAVDGKWDNAARVRTFVKEKQFKKVSGQSIIELRDETCSFVANDRYHPNSEQIYDAVSVIHTKMREEGYNPDLDFLQHDKEDGFMS from the coding sequence ATGAGAACTTGGCAAACACTGCTCCGCCTCTTTCAATCATGTAAAGATGGCAAATCGCTAGCCTCATTGCACTCCATCGTCCTAAAAACCGGTCTGATTTCCGATGTCTTCTGGGCGGCAAAACTCAACCATCTTTACCGCCTTTACGTGCCTCTCACCACAGTTCGCAGACTGTTTGACGAAACGCCCCAGCGAACTACGTACACCTGGAACTCCATGCTCAATTGCTACTGTGCGGACAAACAATATCAGGAAACGCTATCCCTCTTTTTCCACATGTTGTCCTTCGAAAAGCCTGACTACTTTACTGTGGCCATTGCACTAAAGGCATGTTCCGCCTTGAGAGctcttgattttggaaaaaagattCATGGCTTCATAAAGAAGAACGAGTCTATTGACTCTAACTTATTCGTTGGATCTAGGCTTATTGAGTTCTATTCAAAATGTGGAAATCTCGATGACGCTTCACATGTTTTAGGGGACTATGATATCCctgatgttgttttgtggactACACTGGTTACTGGGTATCAGCAGAATGGCGAACCTGACGAGGCATTGGACACTTTTTCTAGAATGGTTATGGTGGGAGGTCTTACTCCGGACCCAATTGTGCTTGTTAGTGTTGTTACCGCATGTGCTCAATTGTTGGACTTGAATGCTGGGAAAAGTGTACATGGCTTTATGATTAGGAAGAAATTTGGAGGCTTGTCTCTGCTCAATGCTCTGTTGCATTTTTATGCAAAGTCCGGATCTGTTAAAGCTGGAGCTAATTTGTTTTCAGTAATGGAAGAGAAGGATGTGATTTCATGGGGTTCTATGATTTCGTGTTATGCTTATAATGGATATGCACGTCACGCTTTAGAACTTTTTGATGAGATGATGGTTAGAGGCGTTGAACCTAATTCAGTTGTTGTCATTAGCGCTTTGCAAGCTTGTGAAGCTGCTCATGACGTGGAGCTGGGCAAGAAGTTACATAAACTTGCTGTGCACCAAGGGTTTGAGTTGGATGTCATGGTGGCTACAGCTCTAATCGATATGTACATGAGTTGCGCTTCCCCCGATGATGCTGTTGAGCTGTTTGGAAGGATGGTTGAAAAGGATGCTTTTTCTTGGTCTGCTATCTTATGTGGGTGTGTGCAAAATGGGCTTGCCTGTCAGTCAATGGGACTGTTCAAGGACATGCTTTGTACTCAAATCCAACCAGATGCTGTTATCATGGTGAAAATTCTCACAGCTTGTGCAGAATTAGGAATTCTTCAACAAGCTTGTTGTCTACATGGATACTTGATCAGAGGTGGCTTTGACAACAGCACTTTTGTTGGGGCTTCGCTCGTCGAAGCATATGCAAAATGCGGTAGCTTGGGTGATGCTATCAAGGTTTTTGAAAggatgaaagaaaaagatgtTGTTATTTGGAGCTCTATGTTTGCTGGTTATGGATTTCATGGGCAAGGGAGGGAATTATTAGAATTGTTTTATGAGATGATTAATAGTTCAACAGTTAGCCCAAACAATGTgacttttctttcaattttatccGCATGTAGTCATGCAGGTCTAGTTGAAGAAGCAACTAAGTTATTTAACATGATGATCAATGACTACCAATTGATACCTGAATCGAAGCATTATGGGATAATGGTTGATCTGCTTGGCCGGAATGGAGATTTGAACCATGCCATGGACATTATCAACCAAATGCCCTTACCAGTCCATCCTGATGTATGGGGGGCTTTACTTGGTGCCTCACGGATTCATCAGAACATGGAGATGGCTGAAGTTGCTGCCAGGAATGTCTTTCACTTGGACCCCAATCATGCTGGTTATTACATTCTATTATCTCATATGTATGCTGTCGATGGAAAGTGGGACAATGCAGCTAGAGTTCGAACTTTTGTGAAGGAAAAACAATTCAAGAAGGTATCAGGTCAAAGTATTATTGAACTCAGGGACGAGACCTGCAGTTTTGTAGCTAATGACAGATATCACCCAAATTCTGAACAGATTTATGATGCGGTGTCAGTGATACATACTAAAATGAGAGAAGAGGGTTACAATCCGGACTTGGATTTTCTGCAGCATGATAAGGAGGATGGTTTCATGTCCTGA
- the LOC113722994 gene encoding protein kinase PVPK-1-like: protein MESLVDGVRSLPRAHNSVTELGYSLSSSASGTGHPLCPPSAKKSGYEGCSSSSSYVRDVDIGMKATSTPTGSTISSKNLYKTYSDHPQKDSVPDSMRLHMRSDKEKKEFLGPDDDLDQTTHDTSGVGVLESESESCGKHPDHNARNCIPSDLMETLELPSHLRSKETLGVVNSQLPSQLGVHFCPSPQNSFYSATQYTEAKQSFTTEISECASSVGKSGDSGEPSNSCDFVESRKTSIYRGSTGSDISDESSSSSFSSAIYKPHKANDTRWEAIQAVRSRYGTLEMKHFRLLKKMGCGDIGTVYLSELAGTRNYFAMKVMDKAALASRKKLVRAQTEREILQSLDHPFLPTLYTHFETEKFSCLVMEFCPGGDLHALRQRQPGKFFTEHAARFYVAEVLLALEYLHMLGIIYRDLKPENVLVREDGHIMLSDFDLSLRCAVSPTLVKSSNSSLESKNSGYCVQPACIEPSCAIQPACIQPTCFGPRLLGKYRKEKKMKPRAEIHNQVSPLPELIAEPTNARSMSFVGTHEYLAPEIIKGEGHGSAVDWWTFGIFLYELLFGRTPFKGAGNRATLFNVVGQPLRFPESPTVSFAARDLIRGLLVKEPQHRLAYRRGATEIKQHPFFQSVNWALIRCASPPDVPKPFPIDDILRVPKPDVPGVDVKPSGNYLEIDFF, encoded by the exons ATGGAATCACTTGTAGACGGCGTTAGATCGCTGCCAAGGGCTCATAATTCTGTTACTGAACTGGGTTATAGCCTATCTTCTTCTGCTTCTGGGACTGGTCATCCTCTCTGCCCTCCATCTGCTAAAAAATCTGGATATGAGGGATGCTCTTCATCTTCATCCTATGTGAGAGATGTGGATATTGGAATGAAGGCAACTAGTACACCTACAGGTTCCACAATCAGTTCAAAGAACCTGTATAAAACATACAGTGACCATCCACAAAAGGACAGTGTGCCTGATTCGATGAGGCTCCACATGAGGTCAgacaaagagaaaaaagaatttttggggcctgatgatgatcttgatcaAACAACACATGATACTTCTGGGGTGGGGGTTTTGGAATCGGAAAGTGAATCTTGCGGTAAGCATCCTGACCACAACGCAAGGAATTGTATTCCGAGCGACTTGATGGAGACTCTGGAGCTTCCTTCACATTTAAGATCTAAAGAAACTCTTGGAGTTGTAAACAGCCAATTGCCATCTCAATTGGGAGTCCACTTCTGCCCAAGTCCTCAGAATAGTTTTTACTCTGCTACACAGTACACAGAAGCTAAACAAAGTTTTACTACAGAAATCAGTGAATGCGCTAGCAGTGTTGGGAAATCCGGTGATAGTGGGGAACCTAGCAACTCCTGTGATTTTGTTGAGAGCAGGAAAACGAGTATTTATAGAGGCAGCACGGGCAGTGATATCAGTGATGAAAGCAGCTCCAGCAGTTTCAGCAGCGCAATATACAAACCACACAAGGCAAATGACACAAGATGGGAAGCAATCCAAGCTGTCAGATCTCGTTATGGAActttggaaatgaagcatttcaGACTTTTGAAGAAAATGGGATGTGGGGATATAGGAACTGTTTATCTATCAGAATTAGCTGGAACTAGAAATTATTTTGCCATGAAAGTGATGGACAAAGCAGCTCTAGCTAGTAGGAAGAAACTTGTAAGAGCTCAGACAGAAAGAGAGATATTGCAGTCACTGGATCATCCATTTCTTCCCACTTTGTATACACATTTTGAGACAGAAAAGTTCTCTTGCTTGGTCATGGAGTTTTGCCCTGGAGGAGATTTACACGCACTTCGCCAAAGACAACCTGGGAAGTTTTTCACAGAGCACGCTGCCAG GTTCTATGTGGCGGAAGTTCTCCTTGCTTTAGAGTATTTGCACATGCTTGGTATCATCTACAGAgatcttaaaccagaaaatgtttTGGTCAGAGAGGATGGCCACATAATGCTTTCAGATTTTGATCTTTCGCTTAGATGTGCTGTGAGCCCAACCCTTGTCAAATCTTCAAATTCTAGCTTGGAGTCCAAAAACTCTGGATACTGTGTTCAACCTGCTTGTATTGAGCCATCTTGTGCCATCCAACCAGCTTGCATCCAACCTACGTGTTTCGGGCCACGTCTTCTTGGCAAGTacaggaaagagaaaaagatgaaACCAAGAGCTGAAATACACAATCAAGTGAGTCCTCTTCCTGAGCTCATAGCTGAGCCAACAAATGCCCGATCAATGTCATTTGTGGGTACGCATGAGTATCTGGCGCCAGAGATCATCAAAGGTGAAGGTCATGGCAGCGCTGTGGATTGGTGGACGTTCGGAATTTTCCTCTATGAACTCTTGTTTGGGAGGACTCCGTTCAAAGGTGCAGGCAATAGGGCAACTTTGTTCAATGTGGTTGGTCAACCCTTGAGATTTCCAGAGTCACCAACTGTGAGTTTTGCGGCAAGGGACCTGATCAGAGGACTACTGGTTAAGGAACCACAACACCGGCTTGCATACAGGCGCGGCGCCACTGAGATCAAGCAACATCCATTCTTTCAAAGTGTCAACTGGGCTCTAATTCGCTGTGCCAGCCCTCCGGACGTGCCGAAGCCGTTCCCAATCGATGACATACTAAGAGTACCCAAACCTGACGTACCTGGCGTGGATGTGAAACCGTCAGGTAATTATTTGGAAATCGATTTCTTCTGA